DNA sequence from the Candidatus Limnocylindrales bacterium genome:
CTACAGCAACTGGGAGAAAGCTGGCGTGCGGCGAGCCGACGGCCAGCGATTTCCACAACCGAAGGCAACGGCGAAGCTGTGGGTGCCGGCCAAGGGTGGACCGGCGTTTCTTCTCGGACCGAACTTCTACGCGGTGCGCACGTACAACCCGTCGAACAATTACACGCTCGCGATCCTGCACCTCGCCGACCGCATCGCCGGCGGCGGCCCGTTCGTTCAAGCTTTCCCCGGCGGCGAGCGTGCTCCAACGCTTGCCGAGCTCCAGGAGGTTCAGCGGCGGCTCACCGCGCTCGGCTACGACACCGGCGGTACCGACGGACGCGTCGGTACCGGTACCATGCAGGCGGTGCAGAAGTTCCAGAAGGCCAACGGAATCAAGCCCGCGGATGGTTACGCGGGCGTGACGTTGTTGGAGAGATTGCGGGAGATGGGGCGGTAGCGCCGTTCGCGCGACTCTGGCGTCGACCGTCGCAGGTACTTGGACATCATCGGAGGCACCACGCGCGTTCGCTTCCCATGCCGCGTGTGGATCCGGACCATCAGGCAGGCCAATCGCGGAACCTTCTTCGATTTCGCCAAGCGGACAATCGACCTTCTTTCGGACGCTGCGCTCGATGATGCGAGCGGTGCTGCGGATCACATGTGGTCCACGGAATAACAAAGAAATATGGCCGAAAATGGGCGACAAAGCGCTTGCCCATTGGATCGTTTTCGTATTACGTTCGCCACGATGATCGACGCCTGCCGAGGCTTTGGTGCCGGCGATCCTCAGCCTTTCGGCCGTCTGCCGCTGGCCGGGACGCCTATCACTGCAGAACGCTGCAACTGGCGCTCGCAGTCCGAGCCGGAGCCGGAGCCGCGGCCTCCGCAGCAGCCGAATCCGTACGCGTCGATGCCCGCGGCGCTGCCTCCGGAGGCTGAAGCGCTGGATCGGCAGGCGTGCTCTGTCGCAGCGATGGAGACGCAGTGCCGTCTGGTCGAAGCGAGGATCGTCGCCGAGCTATTGAGGCGGAAGCTGTGGCGGCCGCTCGGCTTCAGCCGCTTGCGCGACTACGCTGCCGAGTGGCTCGGCGTCTGCGATCGCACGCTACAAGAGGACGCGCGCGTGGTAACGGCGCTCGAGTCGCTGCCGGCAATTCAGCAAGCGTTTCTCTGCGGAGCGATTCGCTGGACGCACGCGCGGATGCTGGTTCGCATCGCGACGCCTCAGACCGAGCGCGGATGGCTGCGCTTGGCTCTGATTTCGACCACACGCCGACTGGCAGAGCTGTTGGACGCCGCACGCCGCGGTGATCCTGCGCCCGGCGAGGGTGCGGCTCCAAATGCGTGCGCATCGGGAGGTGGTGATGGTGCGGCTCCAGATGCGTGCGCGCCGGGAGGTGGTGACGGTGCAGGTCCAAATGCGTGCGCATCGAGGTGGTGACGGTGCAGGTCCAGATGCGTGCGCGCCGGGAGGTGGTGATGGTGCAGGTCCAGATGCGTGCGCGTCCGACCGAAGCGACGGCGCGGGGCCGCATGCGCGCTCGCCGCTTGGCGCCGCGGCTTCATCCGCTGCCAGCGACGACCCGCTCGTCCACTGGACCATGACAACCACGCGCTTTGGCCGGCAGCTCTGGCGCGTGATGATCGATCTCGCCTCCCGGATGCACGGCCAGGACGTTCCGGCATGGCGCGTTGCCGAAGCCGTTGCCGGCGAGGCGACGAGCTGGCCGTATTGCGACCCGCCTGGGCCCCAGCCTCCGCCGCCTCCGCGCCCGGGCCAGCGCAGAGAGGCCTTCGTCAAAGCCTTCGAAGCTCTCCACGGTACCTGCGAGGGGTTCGGCTGGGTGCGGCCGCCGCAAAGGCCAGCCGTCGTCTTCGAACTCGACCGACTGCTCGTTGGCCTGGCCGACGCCGACGCCTTCGAGATCGACGCCCGCCTGCGCATTGCCCGCGAGGCGATGCAGCGCATCGATGCACAGCTCGCCACAACTCTGCGCAGGATCGCCGACGGTCGGCTGCACCAGAGAATGGGCTTCGCCGATCTTCGGCTGTACGCGGAAGCGCGCCTCGGCATGTGCGGCAGCAAGGCCATGGCTCTTGTCCGCCTCGATCGCGAGTGCGCGTACAAGTCGCCGCTTCTACTGCAGGCCTACCGCGACGGGCGCGTCGGCTGGCTGGCCGCCACCGCGCTGCTGCGCGTGATCGGCAGGAACCATGAGCAGGCCTGGATCGAGCGCGCACGGAAGGTGACGCTGCGGCGGCTGAGCGCCGACATCAGCTGGGCGCTCGACCGCGCCGACGACGACCGCGGCGATGCTTTCCAGCCCCCGCCGCCGCTGGACCTGGACGTGACGGCCGACGCGCTCGGTCGCATCGATGAGGCCAACGTCCAGATGCGTGCGCACACGCAGGCCGACATGGAGAGCTTCAGCCGCCGCGTCGGCTCCCGAATTGGAATACTGATGCCTGCCAGCGTTGCCTCACTCCTCGAGGACGCCATCGAAGGGTGCCGCCGGGCCATCGAGCCCCGTTGGCGAAGCTTCGAACGAATTCTTGCGCACGCCTATCTGACCTGGACCTCACTGCCGCAGCACGAAGACCCGCTGTTCGCGCGCGACAGCTACCGCTGTCAGGTCCCCGGCTGCAGCCGGCGCGGCATGCTGCACCGGCATCACGTCTGGTTCCGCTCTCTTGGCGGCCCCGACTTCAGCTGGAATCTGACGTGCGTGTGCGAGGAGCACCACGGCGACTTCATCCACCGCGGCTTCATTCGCGTCGACGGCTGCGCGCCCGACGGCCTGATCTGGGAGCTCGGCTGCCGCGCCGGCAAGCCGCCGCTCATGCGGCTGCGTGGGGATGTGTACCTGTGGAAGGCACGGGCGAGTGAAGCCGGAAACGCGCAAATGGAGGCCGCAAGGTGAGGGCGGTGCAGGGTGGCGCGCCACCTTGTCGCAGGAGCCTTGCGTCACCTGCGCACATCGGGACGCCGACCGCCCAACGC
Encoded proteins:
- a CDS encoding HNH endonuclease signature motif containing protein — its product is MTTTRFGRQLWRVMIDLASRMHGQDVPAWRVAEAVAGEATSWPYCDPPGPQPPPPPRPGQRREAFVKAFEALHGTCEGFGWVRPPQRPAVVFELDRLLVGLADADAFEIDARLRIAREAMQRIDAQLATTLRRIADGRLHQRMGFADLRLYAEARLGMCGSKAMALVRLDRECAYKSPLLLQAYRDGRVGWLAATALLRVIGRNHEQAWIERARKVTLRRLSADISWALDRADDDRGDAFQPPPPLDLDVTADALGRIDEANVQMRAHTQADMESFSRRVGSRIGILMPASVASLLEDAIEGCRRAIEPRWRSFERILAHAYLTWTSLPQHEDPLFARDSYRCQVPGCSRRGMLHRHHVWFRSLGGPDFSWNLTCVCEEHHGDFIHRGFIRVDGCAPDGLIWELGCRAGKPPLMRLRGDVYLWKARASEAGNAQMEAAR